The window CCCACCTATCTATGAGAGATTGATTGTTAAATTAGCATGCTCCAAAACAAATACTCAAAACGCATTTAGAAACGAACTAAAACCTCCCCATAGAGATCAAatcataaattcattttcttcatcaaacGAGATGTTAAGCCGTAAGATCTGGAACAGCCAGACGAAAACAAATCCACTAGTTCTGAAATCATTTcgcaacttaaaaaaaaaaaaaaaaaaacagcatAAAAGATCAACAGCGACAGCAGAAGTAATGAGAGATGCTCACCAGAGCCATATCGCTTCCGGAAAAAACCGTTACGCTCAAAAATCAGATCTGAACAATAGCAAAGCAAATTCAACAGTTGGTTACTGAAGTGAtgaaaaaacagagagaatTAAACACCATAACGAAGAGATTGAACGTTGAAACTGGATATTGATGAAACAAATggaattaagaagaaaatgaatgagagAAATATAGAAGGAAAGAGGACCTGTGAGAGGGCGAGCGTTGTTCCGAGAGTAAGAGTGAAGGCTGAGGGAGATGTGTTGGAAGAGAGACTATAATGAGTGAAGGAATTAGGGTTTTGTAAATGCGGAAAGATGCTTTTAGATCGGGTCGCATATTCGTTTTGGGCTCCATTGACCCAACtcaattttaacatattttcaatacTTACAAATTTAACTATTACATTTAccaatttcattaaaaataatcaaataaatataatatataaatttatcaagtgatagttttgttatatttctattttttaaatattgttatattcttcatggtcatcaattataattaccttttatttttaaaatatttcataccTACATATAGTAAGTACTCAAACATGGATTTAGTTTCAAACGCGCTTTGAACAAATGAAATGGAAGGTGAAAGTGCCTTTTTAAGTCATGAACAAATGTAatgaaatgtgaaattttttatgatgattttaaatgtttcattttttttattagtaaatGTGTGAGATAGTTCGCATGCACATTAGCTATTTTCATGGTACAAATTGCTTGAAGATATACTTAGTTGGTCATCAAACACACTAATTGAACTCATACCTTCTAAATTCATTGTCATTTTACATCATGTTTACtaatatgtaattaaaattgttataattataatagttttattCTATCGATACATCAATTGTAACAAGTTAGACATTATGCTAATACAATTTGATTATGATTGAGATGTTTATTCTTACACCATTTTTTAGGTTACTGTGTTAGGTTCAATGATTTGATATGACTAAcgcctcttcttcttcttccttttttcttttttttcctatcaTTGACAATCacttaaactttatattttagcTGTAAGAGCACTTCACATGCAGTAAAGATATGGTCCGCCATTGCTTTTAATTTGTCTCTCTCAATCTATCAATAATGTTTAgaagaataattataatgcAATTTCATGAATAATAATCAATCAtacaacaacattttaaaaatttgtaaatatatttgatagacttctaaaaatatatacctattttaaatgtttacaATTGTACTTATTTAGAAaccacaaattaaaataatattgtacGAAAACGTATGAAAATACAATTCAATTGAATCGATGCGATGTTAAGTCAAAAATAGCTTGAGAAAACgtatacaataaaaaaaaaattgtacaaaataacaaatttgacaaaatatttataaactataacaaaattttggactctatcattaatagacattgatagacactaatagaagtctatcaattATTATCATTCAAAGAATCCAAAATGTTACtataacttatatatattaatttactttgctatttctaaaaatactttttaaaaaattacaaatttagttattgtaattaagagaaaaaaaattataatgtattCCCTAAAAGTTCGACAagacataaaatataattagtatgatttaacaaaaatctcataaataatctctttattttcattatttaagaaaattttgtcaaaccatgaaactaaaatctaattataaaGTATAATATATTTCCTTCAAACCATAAAAGAcgaaatttaaaatgaaaggaagaaaCAGACTTGTTGATTGAAATATTGTCATACATATgaagattaaaattgaagctCTAAAATCTTTGGAAGATTTGATTAGACACTAACGATATGTTGATGATTTAGTCCTAATTGGAAAgcatttaaaaatgaaaaatgacaaactgGCCACTTATAAAATGTAATGAATTAAAtctaaagtattttaaaatggtatATGACAAATTGCCCCACTATAAAATCATGATTTAAATCACATAAAGGAGCATTCAACGCCAAAACTCTacaatatttacataaataatatagTGATGATGTGATAGAGAATTGAATTTATGACTTTGAGAAAATGTCAATCCAATAAGGGCTTTTCAACATTACAAAGATATGggattttaagattttttacAATAGATTCTTATTTACGAAacttgctatatttgtaacgGTTCCCTATTAAACATTATACAACTTTCTCAATTTaatcaaaaaaatttgatCCACGAGCTTGTTTGGTTAAATAGTTAAAGATGACAGgtctataaattaaaatcaaacgtCAACGGTGGCGTTAGAGGCAAAGGACTGCCCCATATCACAAGTCAATAACATATAAGCTCGACGATCCTCGAGCTAGACATGATTCACGAACTAAGGAAAGTTGGGCCTAATCCAAGCAACAGTGATGTGGCTTGGACGTGTCCCATAATTAACGTTTGACATACCGAAACAACTATGCTCAATGAATGTCAGAATAGTTTTCTTTACTCCAAACTACACTGATATAATTCTCTCCAGACTTAAGCATATAGTGGTGATTaggagaggaagagagagtATCCAAAGGTAACTGTCACAAAGCATTTATACACACAAGGATTCAAACAGGGAATAATTCACAATTACATAGAGATCCTTGAGCCAACAAAAAGTAAACACAATTTCATCTTCTTAAGAAACTTGTTAACTTAGATTTTACCATTATATAATTAGGCGTGGGAGTAAGTGCTCAACTGCAACAGCTGCTCTTTTGTTGAATTGGCTGCCCCTTCATTTGCACATTTCCTGACGACTTGGACGAAGTTGGCTGGCTCCCCATTCTAATACACATTTTGAAATGTCAAAAACGATATaatgagagagagattcaACATTAAGCCAATAATGGTAAAAGTCCACTTTCCAGATAAGCAAGTTGATTGAAACACCCTATTGAATTTCTCAACGATGCTGGAggaaaagtgaagaaaaaaaggataaaaaaaaccatgcCACAACATTATAGTTGTAAAGGGTAGGGAAGAGAATGGccattactttttctttatttcagcAGCCATAGTTAAGAAAGCTTGCTCCACGTTGGTCGAGTCTTTTGCACTCGTCTCTAGAAAAGGGATTCCGAGCTCGTCTGCAAATGCCTGCAATCCATCCATGAAAAGGAAGCACGATAAATCAATGTATTAAGTTAACTTATCTTCTACATTCTAGAGGACAGGCCAAGGAAAAGTAGTCATGAGAGAGAAGGGAACAAGACCTTAAACTAATGATACTTGACAGAAGTTATATTAGAACTTGAAGTGCAGAAATAAAAGTATAGTCAATTTACATTGAAGGTCATCCAAAATAACAGGAATATTCTATCAAATGTGGCTGAATGAGTTTGCAAGAAATTTGTAGTCAATCACTTGCGAGTATACATGGAAGAATAAATTGGGGTACCAAAACACTAGCATATTAACAGGCTGGTCCTGCTGAAAACCTAAAAGTGGAAGCAAACTAAACAAAAGTTGAAGTTTAAGAATTTATCgcacaattaaaataaaaactataccTTCGCTGTCTGCGTGTCAACAACCTTGTTCTCAACTAAATCACACTTATTTCCTACTAAAAGCTTGCATACACTATCATTAGCATATCTATCAATCTCATTCAGCCATTGCTTGACGTTGTTAAAGCTCTCCATTTCAGTGACATCATAAACAATCTGTtgcaattcaaacaaatatttgtaacaatGGCGCAATTCTTTGATTGAAGTTAAATAATGAATCTgacccaaaaagaaaaacaaaaaaataatgcCCAACTCACTTTCTAGGCAAGCTATTTTAAGAAACCAGAATGCATCCTCCCAATTTACCATAGATATTGGCCCAAGGGCTTTTTCTCCAACACGACTAATACAAACTGATATTGGCTTAAGGGCTAATAGCACTAATAACAATAAGacattcaaacaaaatcttcCAGACAAGAGCCATAAAACTACATGCTAAGAACAAGTATGAGAGAGATCTCATAAATTCaacatacaaatattttgatccCTTAACTTGATAGGGAAGATTCTTACAATTATTCCATGTGCACCTCTGTAATAGCTACTTGTTATAGTCCTGAATCTCTCCTGACCAGCAGTGTCCcactaaaagaaacaaaacaatagaatCAGTCCAAACTTCTGTGTGTCAAATTAAGTTTTGACAAGTCCTTGAAAAGATGAGGACTACAGCTTTAGTAAAAAAAGGAAGTCAGAAGAATGGATTAGATAGTCAACAATAATTGTAAAGGTTACTACACATTCACTTTCATGTCTCCAACAATTTGCACAGCAACATTATCCACCGTTTCCTGTTAGTCTTTTAATGATGACAACAGCTTTTATGTCAGATGGACTTGCATAGAAGATGGAATCAGGCATGTAAAATATGATTGAAGCTGAAAATATAGCATCATCACAACCTATTTCAGTAAAGCATCTGATTCGTACCAacattttgatgttttctgaaatttaatttccattttaacAGAGAAAccgagaaaataaaatttaatagcAACCACACCATATTTTAGCCTTTCTGATACAAAAAGGCTTACTTTTAGCCAGAATACAAGAAAGTAACGGCAGGCTACAATATCATACATGCATACATACGTTTATTTCCCACATGAATAAGCTCTTCCAAGGCCGCTTAAATGTTCAATCACgcagcaaaaaaaaatgtccagtatgaataagaaagaaaattttataaaaacaagaaactacGCAAGCCCACTCACAATCTGGAGCTTAATGGTCTTCCCATCCAGTTCCACAGTTCTGATTTTctggaaaaaggaaaaaaaaaaaaaaaaccacagaAGATTACCCATAAGTAGTAAAATCCAGAAGCAATGGCAATGGCAATGGCACACCAAAGCTTTATAGGTAACGGTTTCAAGACTCACGAAATCAACTCCAATTGTACTTATATAGCTATCCACATAAGAATCATcctgaaagaaaaaataaagaaaaaattagctTTATGTTGTAATGATGAAGATAACCCCCTACAAAACACTAGAGAAAGCCCTAAATCATCACCCATTTCCACAATCCGAGACATAAAGAgatgaaataaacaaaaaaaaaggaaaaacgaaGGCAGAAATAAAAAGGTTGTACCGCAAATCTGAGAAGAAGGCAAGATTTTCCAACGGAAGAGTCGCCGATTAGCAAGAGCTTGAACAAATAATCACTGCAAAAGGGGgggaaaaacataaagaagaaataagaagTGTGAGGAGTTGgattgaagaaattgaatggAAATGAAGGATTAACATACTATTCGTTGCTCATGGCTtgaatggaaatggaaatggaaaaaagaatgaatgtgCGTGGTTGGATTTCTGTGGGAGTCTCTTAGAAGCGAAAGCGAAGGTGAGAAAGTGGGAGTGAAGTAAGAGACCcgtttgatgatgatgattattattttctaaaaataaaaaggaaattctaaaattattattaattaaacttagtcttctttctttctttctttcttccttccttccttcaaACTTGCGTTCCTTAACTTCCTTTTTCAAGTTTCGTAcgtaaattcaatttttgtctttaatatttctttttcaattttcaatatgctcaaaaaaaaaaaaatacccttGTGGTCTACCGTCTTCTTTAGTTATCTAATTCctcttccaattttatttagttttagtttattttttcctttttatttatttacatttttactaCAGAGTTTAGAAATATATTCACACGTtgaaattaaacattatttgAACTTTCACTCTATCTACTTCTTAATAAGATTGAATTTcgttagttttaaatttgggttgtgttcgagttttttttttttcagatttgGTTCAACCTAACTCAatatgaattaataatatattcaacaaaattttaatttagtctaATTATAACAGGTTATGGAATTTTCGTATAAAGATTAATCAATGAAGTTAACAtacattttttactatttttctatcactatattttaaaattaataggaaacttaaaaagaaagatcaaatttcaaagaataaaaGCGTTGAAAGGATGTTGGCAAATGTCAAAAAGTGAAATATTCATTATTTGTTACATTTCtttagtaaaaagaaatcttcatatgatattttgacctttaaacaaactaaaatgaGGAAACATGTGTCCTTGAAGTACTTTAACCTAATTTTAACCGTTTTacgaagatttttttttctttttgtagcaAATCGAGTAGTCATTAGTCCACATTGAAGGGTTGATGTGTCTCCAACGAGACCCTAATTTTGGCACATTATGCTAGTTGTACAAACTTATTGGTTTTTAGTCTAATATTTTCCAGCTccaaaatcaactaaaaagGTGTTTAGTGCTTGATTTGTAGATAATCCTCTCATTCACTCCTAAGAAAAGATCTCACAAGTTTTTTCATCTAGAGAATCTTCAAGAATGAAAGCTCCTCTAAAGAACCATAGTTTAGAGTCATCCCGACTTGTCATAGCGCGTGTAGAGTGGGGATTCACCCTTgaaaaaaggttgaaatttGTCTTAAAGTGCTTTTGCGGGTGAGGTTTTGACTCAAGGAGTTTAGTTTACTATTCTTTTAACACTTGTTTTAATCAAACAATCTCACTCTAGTTACTTCAAAACCATAAATGCTCTTATCGAGAAACTTGTCAGTTGTACGTGAATCAACTCATATTGCTCTTGTGACAAGTTTAAGTAGGcatgaaatttatttgatcaTAAGGACCTTCGAAAAATCTCAACATTTTTTCATTGTCGTGTGTTATGAAGCTTTTAATGGCTTTACGTGTGCAACTATGCTTTAGGTGAGTTGCTATAATTTTCGATATATGACGGTGTTCTTTTCGTGCAATAGCTTTAATAAGTGCCTTCAATGatgaatatatgaaaatttcgtacaagtttttctattttagacTCAAGTGTAAGTAAGATAAGGTTTCTAGCTAGGTGATTCCAGGTTTCAAACACAGAGGCTTAGTGACAGATAATTGTATCTTCTAAACGAACTCTTGcgatgaatatatatataaagtaaatgTGTGCTTAATATGGGTTGAATGTTCAAATcacaaacaaatatgaaatgcAACATATGACATGGAAGGTGAAGGTGTGTGGCTGAAATAATCACTACAATATAGTAGGTAATAGGTAATAGTCTCTCTAAACAATGCATAATTAAGGGTCTCGTTGTAGGTTTGAACAACTAGGCacaatatgacaaaattttacattctCATACCGTAAATGTCATTTTGTAGAGTTTGAGTATTTTTTTAGTCCACAatcttattgttattttaccttttcatgtctttttttttcattaaattttacattcttttttcaacaatttttcgCATCAGACACCCTTGTTTTAGACAAATAtaatttcctttgatttcaCATGAACCATAGGATGATAAAAGCACACTTTAGATCCGGCCTGTCTTGAGCTCATTTGCCTTAAGTGGATCCCATTAGTCATACAAGATCACCACCACCTTTACTAGAACCAAAGGAGCTAGCATAAGAAGGGAGAGCACGTATATTCCATAGTTTTCTAGAGAACTTAGATTTCCACATGACATGACATGTAGTCTTCTTAATGTGTCgtgcaaaaaaagaagaagaagaaagtgagtTAGTATGAATCACACTAGAGAGTAGAATTTCAAAAGTAGGGATAAGTTCATCAAAGATTCTCGAACAAGTGATTTTGATCCCTTCCTTACTCCATCTTTAAGAGTGTCATTGTGTTATAGAAGAAGCGCCAAATTGATCCCCAAATAATAGACACTTCTGACAGGAAACTGTCTTGTTCTTGTCAAAGTGTCCTAACATCTCATCATTAATCTACTTTTGATCGGAACAGATATTAAGACTATCCTTTTAATCATGAAGGATGAACAACTCCACCATTATCCTTTTAATAGTAAAAGGACACATTCCTTTCTTTTGCCTATTTCATAAATGTTActtgattaaaaatttattttgttaactaGATACGCAAACGGCCTAACAAATCAAGATATTTCATCCATTAGCCATAACCTGACACCTAGAAGACCCTTTGTACGAGCTTCATGATCCTCTAGCTGTGCTTGCAAGCGACCTTTTCCTATAATCTTTCACTAAATCAATTGTTATGGATACAAagaatgaatatttataataactaaattggTTATAAGTGATTAAAGAAATCGTAACTAACTATTAACCTTCTATCAGACTTCTTAACCTCCATTAGCTAATACTTCCTTCTTGCTTACACAAAAATCTCTTTTCAAACATGCTTCCTCTTATCCTGAATGATTCACACAAAAAATGACGACACGTCCTTTCCAAATACAAAAATCCCTCTCGAAGTTTAAAGCAACTTATGGTGTAATTTGGAATAGCCtaaacaacaaatttgaatcgatttttaaaaacattgacaaaaaaaaatataacaaaataagtaaTTTAGAGGTAAAGGAATATTTATacacttaatttaaaaaccatttaaaatattaatgcatttgataaccatttcagtttttcgtttattttattttattttcttttttaaaaacaaaaccattaaATCAAACATGAGGgttattttttgcttttgtaatttaaaaaacaaacgcTAATACAAATTTGAGAATTGTTTTTCAttcccaacaaaaaaaaaaaaaaaaaaggtaattcAAGCTTACCATCTCCTTTTAGAGAGTGCTATAGTATTAAAAGATTGCTTGATATTAGAGATTCTTGCACTTAAGTTTTCATTACATGTCCACAATGttgataaaagaataattaaatcatGCTTCAATTTTGTAAACCATTTTTGTAGTCGATAAATTTTAACACATTTATccacttttaaaatatctcgaaaaaaaacttacaactACTTGAAACATTTCGATTGTTTTTATACATGcgtatttatatattaaataggagacaaaaagaaatggataAAATGAAGTATTTATCGTAAaagttagtttgattaataGCACGGCCTTTATCTCTAGAGGTAAGAGTTCGAAAGTTCAATTCTCTACTTCATAGTTGTTTTATAGTTCTCGTATTAACAAATTTAcgatatttgaaatattaaaataatgattaaatttaaacaatattacctaatataaatttatctaagaaatttgatgaattattGTGAAAAAATCTTCCCACCATACATGAAAAATAAGCATGTTAAGCGTTTAAGAGACCAAATGATTCGTTACCTAATTTTGTGATCGATTAATGTGTTGAAATTGCTCGAGATTCTCTTCCACAAGGGACTTACAATAATCAAATTCACTTCTTACATATTTGACTTTCACAATTTGTAGTTAGAATATCAAACTCTTGTTATAATAAcgtataaaataaagtaaacatgAACATAACTCAACTGACATAAACTTGTATTTCGAACTTTGAGATCTAAGATTCGATATTTTACTTGATGAGTTAACGAAAAAGAACTCTAAGTCGACCGTTGCATGCATTTTAAGTTGTTAATCATAAGcgtcaatatttttttaacacttccagcttttattttgtaatttcaaagtatttgttttaattttgaaaactaaaaaacaaataagttataaaaaaaagactaaaagtagataacaaattaattatcaaaccattcgtaaatgattatgaaatgaCCTAAACAATACAATACCGAGCTTATTACATTTGAGAAACTAATATAAtctacaataatttttttttgatatttttacgAGTTGAAAAACTTATTCGTTTTTTTCGTATTGtatcataaaacaaataaaaatatcaatttatatccTTAAACTTAgatttgtatcaatttaaattctaaactaataattatttttcgaAAGTTGTATGatcaattaaaatacaaactaataattatatcaacttaaactctaaacttttaCGAGTGTATCagtttaaaatcaaaacttatataattgtatcaatttaaaccatttCTTTACGTTTTATTTGAATACATACATTGAAAGTTGAAggtttaaatttgatacaattaaaaaagattagattttaattgaatACACTTATagaaatttagggtttaaatgaataaaactattagttttgagtttgaattatTCTATGggaaaagttaaatattaaaattaatataaatagatatttgtcctaaaaacaaaacataagaTAAATgctatttttaacatttccacaaaattgttatttaaggaaaaaagaaaaagaaaaagaaagagataaaGAGAACTCCAAGTTTTGATCCAACCATATATTaagtattaattaaaacaaagacTCAGAGTTTAAATGTGAATTTATGTATTTACTATAATTGACAATTTAATTGCAATAATATTCTAAGGCAACACCCAGGAGGAGGGtgttaattaaatacaaagcaGAAGAAGCATGTGCTAATGTCCtaattaatcttaattaataatctaATGTTTGCAATTACATCCCAAATTTATTCtcttaatttctaaaaatgttaaaattaaagttgaatctgagtaataaaattatataaatttaggagtttgaaatttaaaatttgaataagttGAATAAGTTGAATAAGTTGAGgagtttaaaacaaaaaggaggGTATGGGCTTATTTGGAATCCAGCGTAGATTGAAGGCAAGAAAAGAGAATACAATGTTATTGTGAATCCAGGTTAGGAGTAGGTTAAAGGTATATCCAAACAGGAAGCAAATGAAAGGGTCGCCGCAAACGCCGCCACGACGGCATCCACGTAGGCTCGATGTAACCGAACCAAATACCTGAGCCGAAGCTAGAGGCTTCGACGCGCAGCTGGAGACAGCCTGTCACCAACAAAGTCCCACTCACCTATTCCCCTAACTACGTTCTCTCTGTCCcgctctctctctcctctttctctctctatctctctgtCTGCCcccatcttcttcattctctctCCCCCTCTCTCAAAGATTAGGGTTCTTTGGTTCCTTCTTCGATTCTTCCAAACCTCTCCTTCTGCATGCTAGATCAAGATTCCTCTCTCTGTAAGCTTCCGattcatctctttttcttttcattttgttcgCATTTCCTTTCCCCTTCTTAAATCCACTCCACATCGCGGTTCCCCCCcccatcatttttcttttcctcttatatctttcttcttcttcttcttcttcttttctttttttttttttttaaattgatttttcctctttttaatgggttctttcttcctttttgtaCCATGCATGGTTTGGTTATTAACTATGAATTTTGATTTGGGTTCTTtgcttcttttgttttatttattgtgaAATCATTTTGGTTGGGTTGTGTTAGGTTTTTTTGTGTTTCTCTCTATTTGTTGTATGTTTCTTGTTGGTCTGGGTTTCTTTAATGACTGcattttcaataattgataattaagGGTTTAtcagatttttcttcttcttaatgttttcttaacatttttgcttttggtaggattttgtttttgaatgtTCTGTTAAACCCAAACCCTGGTTCTTTATCAATGTTTTAAGTTCGGAAAGCTGGGGGTTTCGTTGATTGTGATTGATATTACTGCCATGACCGACAATGCCAGCTAATATATCAAGGGTGTTTGGCTTAAGATGCGTGATTATTTAGTTTGGTTTGAATATGTAATTGTTTGTTCTTCGTTTGTATTGGGTTATTTATGCTAATACTAGTTctgttaataaaataaaatttgttggttTTACAAACTTTACTTTGTAGTTTGTTCATTTCACCCTTTACTAGAGTTATGTGTATACcattttaggaaaaattgatagctacaaatttaatagaatGTTTGACTAAGAGACACCGCTTGCATTGAACAGGGTGGGTGAAGTTTTATTGGTTTGTGTATTTTAATCTGTATCTTAACGTAATTATGTAACTCAATTTGACGTGTCATGAACTCATGATTAAAACTCTTTTTGATGTAAGGAGTTTTCTTCTAGcagaaaattgaatatatgtgtttgaaatttagtttgtttttcattgatttcTATCTATGTTAATTTCTCTAGTATCAGATGTTTATTTAGGAAGCTGGCCGTGCCTTTCTCCCCTCATGAACTCAAGAGAAACTGAACTAATGCATgctaaatttagttaaatgcTTTAAGAATTTGTTTCATTGTACCCATTACCTATATTCTTTGCCTTCGCTTCCATTTATCCTGTCTACTCTTATGTTATCCATCCTTTCCTTTTGGCTTATGTATCGGCGAATGATATGCTTAATCCTGTATTTCTCgaagtttttttttgcacCAACTATTTCTTCTCAAGTATTCTTAAAGttgacaatatatattattgctTGGAACAACAGTGCCTTGAGGCTATAGTTTCTCCAAAGACTTGCTTGAATATTATGGTTCTTCATTATGACATTGGCACTTtctgtagtttttttttttttgtggaatTGCAgtccatttgtttttctcatttttattccAACACTATATGCAGTTGCTTCTCAgttcttattttcttccacttcaCTGGCAGATGATCTAAATGGATTGTGATGCCTAGAGCAGCTTGATACAAAGTTCGGCTGTGAAGATGGGCATTGTTCTTCATGACTGCTACTTCAAAAATTGCTGCCTATCATCTTCTACAGAAATTTGTGGTTAATTTGAGTTCTATGAAACTCTTCCAGCTTGGATTGCTCtgcttttgttttcattaGAAGTGGGAAGAAGGCTAATAAACGATTAGAGGTCCTTAGTATCCATGCTGGCAGAGAGTATGCTTGGATTCTGTGCATCGAGTAATGCCCCTGACGAGATTTGCTGCCGATGCATTCGGTGTGGTGACAATTTGTTTAGTGGCCCTATTGATTCTTCTTGGTCTGTTATGCATAATTTACTCGTGCTACTTTCGGTCTCGCATTCATAGTGAAGGTTGCATTCAACTCAGTTACTTCAGTGGTCCTTGGATAATTCGAATTACATTCATCTTGTTTGTGATCTGGTGGGGTATTGGTGAAATTAGTCGACTAAGTTTCTTACGCGGGGAAGGAGGATTGTTGCATGACTTGAAATGGCAGGAAACCATTTGCAAATGTTACATCGTTTCGAACCTTGGGTTTGCAGAACCTTGCCTATTCCTCACActcttgtttcttcttcgAGGCCC of the Cucumis sativus cultivar 9930 chromosome 3, Cucumber_9930_V3, whole genome shotgun sequence genome contains:
- the LOC101208844 gene encoding ras-related protein RABD1, which encodes MSNEYDYLFKLLLIGDSSVGKSCLLLRFADDSYVDSYISTIGVDFKIRTVELDGKTIKLQIWDTAGQERFRTITSSYYRGAHGIIIVYDVTEMESFNNVKQWLNEIDRYANDSVCKLLVGNKCDLVENKVVDTQTAKAFADELGIPFLETSAKDSTNVEQAFLTMAAEIKKKMGSQPTSSKSSGNVQMKGQPIQQKSSCCS